A region from the Leishmania panamensis strain MHOM/PA/94/PSC-1 chromosome 20 sequence genome encodes:
- a CDS encoding hypothetical protein (TriTrypDB/GeneDB-style sysID: LpmP.20.4560), whose translation MFEEALRQAPREELVEHIQLQRELIQRLHRRVLELESSLESMYTCSSADCGADSAADCRASPSEQQRSALSTNARPSPSHPAYPQCVGGASGGGTPQTARTHPSVTHRETSLAFNNLWRADEDGAVTAPEPRRQPPHPHTEEKAPTTFASLSFSSQRQANAHVALATYNNGTSATTASAPALPALSSAAASSTELTSSSVDHPTLLEGIKEINYVLAAHRAGHPALPLPVVEELEDIRTRLLLGFKQTYVMGDRDDGTAQAAAAACQAYCALPQGEEAVPYEVPLDLLFERRADAFSDASRVCPRWISPDSSRVVYGTSPHCHPVALRGGNRNGEEEEEEG comes from the coding sequence ATGTTTGAAGAGGCGCTTCGGCAAGCGCCGCGAGAGGAGCTCGTGGAGCACATTCAACTGCAGCGCGAGCTGATTCAGCGCCTTCACCGGCGCGTCCTCGAGTTAGAGAGCTCCCTGGAAAGCATGTATACGTGCTCTAGCGCTGATTGTGGTGCCGACAGTGCCGCTGACTGCCGAGCGTCACCGTCTGAACAGCAGCGCTCTGCTCTTTCCACCAACGCTCGCCCTAGTCCTTCGCATCCCGCATACCCACAGTGCGTAGGCGGAGCGTCTGGAGGCGGCACGCCGCAAACGGCGAGAACACACCCCTCGGTGACGCATCGTGAGACGTCGCTGGCCTTCAACAACCTCTGGCGCGCTGACGAGGATGgagcggtgacggcgccggAGCCGCGCCGTCAACCCCCGCACCCTCacacagaggaaaaggcgcCAACTACCTTTGCGAGTTTGTCTTTTTCATCGCAGCGGCAAGCGAATGCGCATGTGGCCCTGGCGACGTACAACAATGGAACTAGTGCGACTACAGCATCAGCGCCGGCATTGCCGGCGCtgtcttctgctgctgcttcctctACTGAGCTCACCTCATCATCGGTGGACCACCCCACGTTGTTGGAGGGGATCAAGGAAATCAACTACGTGCTCGCCGCCCACCGAGCCGGCCATCCAGCTCTTCCCCTACCAGTGGTCGAGGAGTTGGAGGATATTCGGACGAGGCTGTTGCTGGGCTTCAAGCAGACCTACGTGATGGGCGACAGAGACGACGGGACAGcccaggcggcggcggcggcatgtCAGGCCTATTGTGCACTACCACAAGGCGAGGAAGCGGTGCCTTACGAAGTCCCATTGGATCTCTTGTTCGAGCGCCGCGCGGATGCCTTCAGCGACGCGAGTCGCGTGTGCCCACGATGGATCTCGCCAGACTCGTCGCGGGTTGTTTATGGCACATCACCGCATTGCCACCCCGTAGCGCTGCGCGGTGGGAACCggaatggggaggaggaa
- a CDS encoding hypothetical protein (TriTrypDB/GeneDB-style sysID: LpmP.20.4550) translates to MAKSSPQTAKRFVESISLDIDVETTREVRLSKKGLFALPSSIGTLCRQLRKLDLSGNDLTDLSPLATLQYLSNLNVAHNDRLASLKGLSGTCLSVLNISFCAVESLEGLEHTALTLRTLIANDNRLQLHSPLLGDIEAATGEDAVELAATREHLPESLRRSSSSSSAALHAVAQRNYSIISTFQQCETVVLSRNTRLCQLFPTWGVEEVVTECGEGPSRANAAADDEGSDEVTNDNSENCEKRRASTTQRHNHRRMTSCSTDQSVFAAAASETFSDSPEMEAYNQRRRALALAHPLSVFEKLSRLKKLSLSGCELHSLPARWFLPMVTELRLAQNHLTSLQPDGVVLRSLHILDISNNLFVSVVSLRRCHYLEQLNVRGNPLIENAAVQDKATGLTPAEPIADAAATTPSLGTSAAPITVQRRVLHLFPNMKLLNGQPMMTAEQVRAAYKQRNARSTAWQQEKLTEEGCNEGPDVVTSLHEACDCVSDARTAPGDSENGGASGETPHVAAMACVEARPLARKARRVDPAVIAAEADEKDVFVEAPSSVAKTAHAAIVRRERMLLRVGTTAASGSSTTAGRQKRKCGKTPASSVPVAFGQAAVTKLLEQSRSRSTW, encoded by the coding sequence ATGGCGAAGAGCTCTCCACAAACGGCGAAAAGGTTTGTGGAGTCAATCTCGCTTGATATAGATGTGGAGACAACACGAGAGGTGCGGTTGAGTAAAAAGGGCCTTTTTGCCTTGCCGTCCTCGATTGGAACCCTGTGCCGTCAGCTGCGGAAGCTGGACTTGTCGGGCAATGATCTCACAGACCTGAGTCCCCTGGCCACACTACAGTACCTCTCTAACCTGAACGTCGCACACAACGACCGGCTTGCATCGCTGAAGGGCCTGTCCGGGACGTGTCTCTCCGTGCTGAACATTTCCTTCTGCGCGGTGGAGTCATTGGAGGGACTCGAGCACACCGCGCTCACCTTGCGCACCCTCATTGCCAATGACAACCGCCTGCAGTTACACTCTCCACTACTCGGCGACATCGAGGCGGCGACCGGCGAGGATGCGGTGGAGCTGGCAGCTACGCGTGAGCACCTCCCCGAGTCCTTGCGCAGGagtagtagcagcagcagcgcagccctgcacgcggtggcgcagcgaaACTACTCCATTATTTCTACCTTTCAGCAATGTGAGACAGTCGTGCTGTCCCGCAACACTCGCCTCTGTCAGCTCTTTCCAACGTggggcgtggaggaggtggtgacggAGTGTGGTGAAGGTCCAAGTCGCGCGAATGCCGCGGCGGATGATGAGGGTAGCGACGAGGTGACCAACGATAACTCCGAAAACTGTGAGAAGCGCCGCGCGTCCACGACTCAGAGACACAATCACCGAAGGATGACTTCATGTTCGACGGATCAGTCGGTcttcgccgcagccgctAGCGAGACCTTCAGTGACTCACCCGAGATGGAGGCGTACaatcagcggcggcgagcgtTGGCCTTggctcaccctctctctgtgtttgaGAAGTTGTCACGGCTGAAGAAACTGTCGCTGAGCGGCTGTGAGCTGCACTCCCTGCCAGCGCGGTGGTTTCTGCCCATGGTTACGGAGCTTCGGCTCGCCCAGAatcacctcacctctcttcaGCCAGACGGCGTCGTATTGCGCTCTCTGCACATCCTCGACATCAGCAACAACCTCTTCGTATCAGTGGTGTCCCTGCGCCGGTGTCACTATCTTGAGCAGCTGAATGTGCGCGGCAACCCGCTCATCGAAAATGCTGCCGTGCAGGACAAGGCAACCGGGCTGACCCCCGCTGAGCCAAtcgctgacgccgccgcgacaaCTCCTTCCTTAGGCACCAGTGCAGCCCCCATcacggtgcagcggcgcgtccTTCACTTGTTTCCCAATATGAAGTTGCTGAACGGACAACCAATGATGACAGCGGAGCAGGTGCGCGCCGCGTACAAGCAGAGGAACGCGCGATCGACAGCGTGGCAACAGGAAAAGTTGACTGAGGAGGGCTGTAATGAAGGCCCGGATGTTGTTACCAGTCTGCATGAGGCATGCGATTGTGTAAGCGATGCACGCACTGCCCCGGGCGATAGCGAGAACGGTGGTGCTTCCGGCGAAACACCGCACGTGGCAGCCATGGCGTGCGTCGAAGCACGACCCCTCGCCCGCAAAGCACGCCGTGTTGACCCTGCCGTCATcgcagcggaggcggatGAGAAGGACGTCTTCGTCGAGGCTCCCTCATCGGTGGCCAAGACTGCGCACGCAGCAATTGTGCGGCGGGAGCGCATGCTACTGCGTGttggcaccaccgctgcttcagGGAGTAGCACGACCGCAGGGAGGCAAAAGCGAAAGTGTGGCAAGACACCAGCGTCATCCGTTCCTGTTGCTTTCGGGCAGGCGGCTGTCACAAAGCTGCTCGAGCAGAGCCGCAGCAGGAGTACGTGGTAG
- a CDS encoding hypothetical protein (TriTrypDB/GeneDB-style sysID: LpmP.20.4520) — protein sequence MSLSTEESREERVLPSAQEWEALAEYERVEAAFELLKRISGTCLRHGHLRVMEREEFMCYGAHADAVSSTRRLLLYGRVRYCHREALLALVRQVRLHSVRDLDTVVTAGLQAGDLVPHLLLEPLTPSLHTNAYLRWYRVYCAMRCGIFRCLHVQQQKMRHRLRQLMHESVATPLTNKTGKDEGGSAAENLVATSSGNLNSSGHASTLRFYTQELGDLFEKEAGALNDFMAATKETRVSLACIAATVPSVFVAWSCHYPDCMDWLQRHLFSDSHLQETLATTGLSGRYAVLLDKDPWLSFAAEHGDVLPRPPEKETFRIELLQPLSKRAQIVLLNVDEDAAEARTAFEHLNRGLRGWQSPEVDLLSLWCGRQGLQSEVATLFHIETLPFIVDARPGSRRGLSKVPSQVRVHSHNSRRPVIARSSRDTTEVTKDMYGIADTPKMRRRRGEVGAPTLALSEDDNVWHNLPALERARIADRLSTHIAQRRLPLCFTAFVGREYVIRNPYINDPCKALECIVSSCVRLDGEYVTGHDLMPVATELRRMHQLDGFKFNVSIVEPSTPLVSSLDWATSQFRLQEKTHVATCSHCQVTIDVGAAAHVRCLHCPSSDRRSVLCEVCAFTALCHPPQHILLKIPPGVWAPSLPLLWGPSNVAPLAMFAERLKPNRFSFPHSIYCNRCRSMIRGIRWKCARCYQYDLCDPCARIYSERAVSTMSKPDAPAHGETLRPAMFSSSPSPLRSKPHVTPHCGEDATHPMLFIPHTQGSNTNGFLKPACSEHLGEWLLTL from the coding sequence ATGTCGCTTTCGACGGAAGAGTCTCGAGAGGAGAGGGTACTGCCGAGTGCGCAGGAATGGGAGGCACTCGCTGAGTACGAGCGGGTAGAGGCCGCGTTCGAGCTGCTTAAGCGCATCTCCGGGACGTGCCTGCGTCACGGCCACCTCCGCGTGATGGAACGAGAGGAGTTCATGTGCTACGGTGCTCATGCAGATgccgtcagcagcacacgTCGACTGCTCCTTTACGGGCGCGTGCGGTATTGTCATAGGGAAGCGCTGTTGGCGCTCGTGCGGCAGGTACGCTTGCACTCGGTGCGTGACCTCGATACTGTCGTCACAGCGGGGTTGCAGGCAGGCGACCTCGTGCCACACCTGTTGCTGGAGCCTCTCACGCCGTCCCTCCACACCAACGCGTACCTACGTTGGTACCGCGTCTATTGTGCCATGCGATGCGGAATCTTCCGCTGCCTGCACGTGCAGCAACAGAAGATGAGGCATCGTCTGCGCCAACTGATGCACGAGTCAGTGGCTACGCCATTGACTAACAAGACAGGAAAAGACGAAGGGGGGAGTGCTGCGGAGAACCTGGTGGCCACATCGTCGGGGAACTTGAATTCCTCAGGGCACGCAAGCACGCTGCGCTTCTACACGCAGGAGCTCGGTGATCTCTTCGAAAAGGAGGCCGGTGCACTAAACGACTTCATGGCCGCCACGAAGGAGACGCGGGTCTCGCTGGCCTGCATTGCCGCCACTGTCCCTTCCGTCTTCGTCGCGTGGTCATGCCACTACCCCGACTGCATGGACTGGTTACAGAGGCACCTGTTTAGCGACTCTCACCTGCAAGAGACGCTGGCCACAACTGGACTCTCAGGGCGGTACGCAGTCCTTCTGGACAAAGATCCTTGGCTGTCGTTTGCGGCCGAGCACGGCGATGTGCTGCCACGTCCTCCGGAGAAGGAAACCTTTCGCATTGAGCTACTGCAACCGCTTTCGAAACGGGCACAGATTGTCCTACTAAACGTCGACGAGGACGCTGCCGAAGCCCGCACCGCGTTCGAGCACCTGAACAGAGGACTCCGTGGTTGGCAGAGCCCTGAAGTCGACCTGCTGTCACTGTGGTGTGGCCGCCAGGGCCTTCAGTCAGAGGTGGCAACTCTTTTTCACATTGAAACGCTCCCCTTCATTGTTGACGCGCGCCCAGGAAGCCGCAGGGGATTGTCGAAGGTGCCCTCTCAAGTGAGGGTGCACTCGCACAACAGTAGGCGACCGGTGATTGCGCGCTCTTCACGCGATACAACCGAGGTGACGAAGGATATGTACGGCATCGCCGACACACCGAAGATGCGCCGCAGGCGTGGAGAGGTCGGTGCAccgacgctggcgctgtCTGAGGACGACAACGTATGGCACAACTTGCCTGCCCTGGAGCGTGCTCGTATTGCTGACCGACTGAGCACGCACATCGCACAACGCCGCCTTCCATTGTGCTTCACTGCTTTTGTTGGGCGGGAGTACGTGATAAGAAACCCCTACATCAATGATCCATGCAAGGCTTTGGAGTGTATCGTCAGCTCGTGCGTGAGGCTCGACGGCGAGTACGTCACTGGACATGACTTGATGCCGGTTGCcacggagctgcgccgcatgcaCCAGCTAGACGGTTTCAAGTTCAACGTCAGTATCGTGGAGCCCTCGACCCCGCTTGTGTCATCGCTAGATTGGGCGACATCGCAGTTTCGACTGCAAGAAAAGACGCACGTGGCGACGTGTTCCCACTGTCAGGTGACCATAGATGttggtgcagctgcacatgtAAGGTGCTTACATTGCCCCTCGAGTGATAGGCGTAGCGTCCTGTGCGAGGTGTGCGCCTTTACAGCTCTGTGCCACCCGCCTCAGCACATTCTTCTGAAAATTCCACCTGGAGTATGGGCCCCGTCGTTACCGTTGCTGTGGGGCCCTTCCAACGTTGCTCCGCTCGCTATGTTTGCGGAACGATTGAAACCGAACCGGTTTAGTTTCCCCCACAGTATCTACTGCAATCGATGCCGCAGCATGATTCGCGGCATCCGATGGAAGTGTGCTCGCTGCTATCAGTACGATCTCTGTGATCCATGCGCCCGGATCTATAGCGAGCGAGCAGTGTCCACGATGTCCAAACCAGATGCCCCTGCCCACGGGGAAACATTGCGACCCGCTATGTTTTCCTCGTCCCCATCGCCGTTGCGGTCCAAGCCGCACGTGACACCGCACTGCGGCGAGGACGCGACGCACCCGATGCTGTTTATTCCTCACACACAGGGGTCTAACACGAACGGCTTTTTGAAGCCAGCGTGCAGCGAACACCTGGGCGAGTGGTTGCTTACACTCTAA
- a CDS encoding hypothetical protein (TriTrypDB/GeneDB-style sysID: LpmP.20.4500) yields the protein MSGESIFGLYVKSAVEQKQLSKNESPYTGVYEKHMAEPEKPAYSTFFEKGKQYDGTNVRFFKQREAIIGKNVGDTVDPRQYLKKGNGVRYIAPVTHEEKMYRKPPVDNNSIQLNQGGQSGDAEKSSTNMQHGADNNPVSSKDGRFDAGCSGENGNGAHGSASDSSLYGYGSGDYGAGYRGGDAFSRDATKDFVASNIVEVSNMVPKRQKMQAPLPTSRKSFGEAPAYLSRVKSEIAQEKAYVQSLEEAKAQRKQQVHAKYIYLLPREEHEKLVQQMRRRNDECISELQKIPFSKDTPGTRKRKMELEKTIADIEAALKKLDKDALFIYKDDPVNGQWSKEIALKEAQRYSAHSH from the coding sequence ATGAGCGGGGAGAGCATTTTTGGTCTTTATGTGAAAAGTGCTGTCGAGCAGAAACAGCTCAGCAAAAACGAGTCGCCATATACTGGCGTGTATGAAAAGCATATGGCTGAGCCCGAAAAGCCGGCGTACTCCACTTTTTTCGAAAAGGGGAAGCAGTACGACGGAACGAATGTGCGTTTTTTTAAGCAGCGGGAGGCCATCATCGGCAAGAATGTGGGGGACACAGTTGACCCTCGACAATACCTGAAGAAGGGCAATGGCGTCCGCTACATTGCACCTGTAACACATGAAGAAAAGATGTACCGCAAGCCGCCTGTTGACAACAACTCGATACAGCTCAACCAAGGCGGGCAAAGTGGTGATGCAGAGAAAAGTTCGACAAATATGCAGCACGGTGCCGATAACAACCCAGTTTCTAGCAAAGATGGCCGCTTTGATGCTGGATGCAGTGGGGAGAACGGCAACGGCGCACACGGAAGCGCAAGTGACAGCTCATTGTACGGCTATGGCAGTGGAGACTACGGAGCTGGTTAccgaggtggcgacgctTTTTCGCGAGATGCGACAAAGGATTTCGTCGCGTCGAACATTGTGGAGGTTAGCAACATGGTCCCGAAGCGACAAAAAATGCAAGCACCACTTCCCACCAGCCGCAAGAGTTTTGGTGAGGCCCCAGCGTACCTGTCTCGTGTTAAAAGTGAAATTGCTCAGGAAAAGGCTTATGTGCAGTCACtggaagaggcgaaggcTCAGCGTAAGCAGCAAGTGCATGCCAAGTATATCTATCTTCTTCCGCGGGAAGAGCATGAGAAGCTGGTGCAACAGATGCGAAGGCGGAACGATGAGTGTATCTCTGAACTGCAGAAGATACCGTTCTCAAAGGATACGCCCGGGACGCGAAAGCGCAAGatggagctggagaagacgaTTGCAGATATtgaggcagcgctgaagaAGCTCGATAAGGATGCCCTGTTCATCTACAAAGATGATCCTGTAAACGGACAGTGGTCGAAGGAGATTGCCCTGAAAGAGGCACAAAGGTATTCAGCGCATTCACACTGA
- a CDS encoding developmentally regulated phosphoprotein-like protein (TriTrypDB/GeneDB-style sysID: LpmP.20.4510), which produces MRRLVSTTKLLGSTAGIRLSSTKNSDRERLERLVEEVKGIKSKLKVLEESKAANGLVDLYASRKMKKLDIKRILGIFNDRAYHAPIFCHKTLPIVLAQFITGLDRLPSGLNAMPSILSVRATLLRSFQKLINCKIPITDGQVQHFRRVLEDIDEEHAERELLQTMAFGILELKEYVSCHRRALVELKKTSERWASIPMREEDVLTHAEIQDIQAPLDSVNRCMITYNFISRMFLNHDPEMMMDSNPSRVGMVDLEMNLEHVVRNAVDEAKQICTDYYGDCPDTEFELTSDSKAFRFPYMSTTIRYIILELMKNAFRATVESHMKRNDLGIVTCADMPPVRVLINLQEETEHACICISDEGMGMTDEALAMAMAYSYTSVSKPALQLCESGEKSASTAPSPLAGYGYGLPMSRVYAQSLGGDLFLQTMEGYGTRAYYYIKIADA; this is translated from the coding sequence ATGCGACGATTGGTTTCCACCACGAAGTTGCTCGGGTCGACGGCCGGCATCCGCTTGTCATCAACAAAAAACTCGGACAGAGAGCGCTTAGAGCGGCTtgtggaagaggtgaagggcaTCAAGTCGAAGCTAAAGGTGCTAGAAGAGAGCAAGGCTGCGAACGGGTTGGTTGACCTTTACGCCTCTCGCAAAATGAAGAAGCTGGACATTAAGCGTATCTTGGGTATTTTCAACGATAGAGCGTACCACGCACCTATATTCTGCCACAAAACGCTTCCGATAGTCCTGGCGCAGTTTATCACAGGACTTGACAGGCTTCCCTCTGGCCTCAACGCAATGCCGTCGATTCTGTCCGTTCGCGCAACACTTCTTCGCTCGTTTCAAAAGCTCATTAACTGCAAAATCCCTATCACCGACGGTCAAGTGCAGCACTTTCGTAGAGTGTTAGAGGATATTGATGAGGAGCACGCAGAGCGCGAGCTGTTACAAACCATGGCGTTTGGAATTCTTGAGCTGAAGGAGTACGTCTCATGTCATCGGCGAGCACTGGTGGAGCTAAAGAAGACATCCGAGAGGTGGGCCAGCATCCCcatgagggaggaggacgtgcTCACCCACGCAGAGATTCAAGACATCCAAGCGCCGTTGGACTCCGTGAATCGTTGCATGATCACATACAACTTTATCTCTCGCATGTTCCTCAACCATGACCCGGAGATGATGATGGACAGCAATCCCAGCCGCGTTGGGATGGTTGATCTTGAGATGAATCTTGAGCACGTTGTTCGGAATGCTGTTGATGAGGCGAAGCAGATTTGCACGGATTACTATGGCGACTGCCCAGACACCGAGTTTGAGCTCACTTCTGACTCCAAGGCTTTTCGATTTCCCTACATGAGCACTACTATCCGGTACATTATACTGGAGCTAATGAAAAACGCGTTTCGTGCCACAGTGGAGTCACATATGAAGCGCAACGATCTTGGGATCGTTACATGCGCTGATATGCCGCCCGTTCGCGTGCTGATCAACCTGCAAGAAGAGACGGAGCACGCGTGCATCTGCATCTCGGATGAAGGCATGGGTATGACAGACGAGGCACTCGCCATGGCGATGGCGTACTCGTACACCTCAGTCAGCAAACCAGCATTACAACTGTGCGAGTCGGGTGAGAAGTCTGCATCCACGGCGCCGTCACCACTAGCTGGCTATGGGTACGGGCTTCCGATGTCGCGTGTGTACGCACAGTCGCTTGGCGGCGACCTCTTTTTGCAGACTATGGAGGGTTACGGCACGCGCGCCTACTACTACATCAAGATCGCGGATGCATAA
- a CDS encoding hypothetical protein (TriTrypDB/GeneDB-style sysID: LpmP.20.4530) has protein sequence MQLQDVHTRLTTQHEDNPSTVELDLSSCYMERTAPYVLGRLFASLQLLELRWITSLRLDGNYFTDDGFGTMLSTMSAANEKQTILPVLRQLYLNNMNLDRRSVAGLFAYLFPVDLKATHRIPPSEALRIAGNRVSRPSKAYIAADKRGPTVPLFPSLTVLSLSDNPGMGTTGLIQILRSFLAVHYEPHALSVMDLSRCGLDRAASRYLHEYFEQLSRVIDTNCYPVVPRRFVLMGNQHGIADLHEIYSPKTTGVQLVL, from the coding sequence ATGCAGCTGCAAGACGTGCATACTCGACTTACCACTCAGCACGAGGACAACCCGAGCACAGTAGAACTAgacctcagcagctgctacaTGGAGCGTACGGCGCCATACGTGCTAGGTCGCCTGTTCGCTtctctgcagctccttgaGCTGCGGTGGATCACCTCGCTGCGACTGGATGGTAATTATTTCACCGACGACGGCTTTGGCACCATGCTCTCCACGATGTCGGCCGCGAATGAAAAGCAGACAATCTTGCCAGTGCTGCGGCAACTCTATCTCAACAACATGAACCTCGATCGACGCTCCGTCGCTGGGCTTTTTGCGTACCTGTTTCCAGTGGACCTCAAGGCCACACACAGGATCCCGCCCAGTGAGGCGCTTCGCATCGCCGGCAACCGTGTCTCGCGGCCGTCGAAGGCTTACATCGCCGCCGACAAGCGTGGTCCTACAGTGCCGCTGTTCCCCTCCCTAACCGTCCTGAGCCTCAGCGACAACCCGGGGATGGGCACGACGGGACTCATTCAGATTCTCCGCAGCTTTTTGGCCGTTCACTATGAACCGCACGCCCTTTCTGTCATGGATCTCTCCAGGTGCGGCTTGGACAGAGCGGCTTCCAGATACTTGCACGAGTACTTTGAGCAACTCTCGAGGGTAATCGACACCAACTGTTACCCCGTGGTGCCACGGCGATTTGTGCTGATGGGAAACCAGCACGGCATTGCAGACTTGCATGAGATCTACTCGCCAAAAACAACCGGTGTCCAGCTCGTTCTATGA
- a CDS encoding hypothetical protein (TriTrypDB/GeneDB-style sysID: LpmP.20.4540) codes for MLRRSLVMRGGFSQEAFHRMTKYITSRNPNEKYLRTGHIVLETLKRYHAYILAVVLISTFTVYDHRRHPEKMPGATHDGRSLVL; via the coding sequence atgctgcgccgctctctcGTGATGCGTGGCGGCTTTTCGCAGGAGGCCTTTCACCGAATGACCAAGTATATTACCTCTCGCAACCCGAATGAGAAGTACCTGCGCACGGGCCACATCGTTCTCGAGACACTGAAGCGGTACCACGCGTACATCCTGGCGGTTGTTCTCATCAGCACCTTCACCGTATATGaccaccgccggcatccaGAGAAGATGCCAGGTGCCACCCATGATGGTCGCTCCCTGGTGCTGTAG
- a CDS encoding hypothetical protein (TriTrypDB/GeneDB-style sysID: LpmP.20.4490) — MNRASKILWMATLSRAAAEDGQDSMRKLALLPLTFLSLSGNTSYLASILASAVGFLEGYSVSDLEADINFVKTPSGDFVAHTQLNLVPYTRWKAPTLVSSTPVVDTLPSTSTKTLVASHRLSISHVIADEVPHTFSAEEVSQLQRFKDSFKGSASAVDYVANDLLRTTDSVKVAKVVLRFSAQVGLTIPRSTLQELVQRLKPEEAFFASRICQEFAFEVNLERLHRSSLICSQRVLHLVDSPRRKREESKLERLRRTTSPR; from the coding sequence ATGAACCGGGCATCGAAGATTCTATGGATGGCGACTCTctctcgagcagctgcagaagatgGTCAAGACTCTATGAGAAAACTTGCTCTTTTGCCGTTGACCTTCTTATCACTCAGTGGAAACACTTCCTATCTGGCCTCCATTTTGGCGTCGGCAGTGGGGTTCTTGGAGGGCTATAGTGTGTCAGATTTGGAGGCAGATATAAATTTTGTCAAAACCCCATCCGGCGACTTTGTTGCACATACACAGCTCAACCTTGTTCCCTACACGCGTTGGAAAGCACCTACGTTAGTATCCTCTACCCCAGTAGTTGATACATTACCTTCAACGAGCACGAAGACTCTCGTAGCGTCACATCGCCTGTCTATCTCTCATGTCATTGCCGACGAGGTGCCGCATACTTTTTCAGCAGAGGAAGTGTCACAGCTGCAACGTTTCAAAGACAGTTTTAAGGGTAGCGCTTCTGCGGTCGATTACGTGGCGAACGACCTGCTTCGCACAACAGACTCTGTGAAGGTAGCCAAAGTGGTGCTGCGTTTTTCAGCGCAGGTCGGCTTAACGATTCCCCGCTCGACGCTACAAGAGCTTGTACAAAGGTTGAAGCCTGAAGAAGCCTTCTTCGCCAGCCGCATATGTCAGGAGTTCGCATTTGAGGTGAATCTTGAAAGACTCCACCGGAGCAGCCTTATCTGCTCTCAGAGGGTACTGCATCTCGTAGATTCGCCACGCAGGAAACGGGAGGAGAGTAAACTAGAGCGGCTCcggcgcaccacctctccaAGGTGA